CGAACAACGAGTCCACCGATTTCCGATCTGACCCGCCACTGTTTCGTTTCCAGATTCTTTGATAATCTCCAGGAAACGTTTTGATCGCGAAAGCGCCGCGATATACGTCGTTCGACGTTTCTTTCGCCGCGTCGAATCGTCAGCCAAGCGTCAGACGAAGGGGCAAAGAATAATAACGGTGGCTCTGCAACGACGTTTTAAATATGGACTCGATTATCGACGACGCCATGGAGGAAGCCGAGCAACAACGGGAGGAGCCGGCGTCCCAGGACGTCAGCGACCACGACGGGGCGTCTCAGGACGTCTCGACGTCGGGGCAGATGACAGACGATGAACTCGCCGACGTCGTCAAAGACCTCGAAACGAAGATCACCGTCGTCGGGTGTGGTGGTGCCGGCGGCAACACCGTGACACGGATGATGGAAGAGGGCATCCACGGTGCGAAACTGGTGGCCGCCAACACCGACGCCCAGCACCTCGCCGACGAGGTCAAGGCCGACACGAAGATCCTGATCGGGCGCAAGCGGACGGGAGGCCGCGGCGCCGGATCGGTCCCCAAGATCGGCGAGGAAGCGGCACAGGAGAACATCGAAGATATCCAGCAGTCCATCGACGGCTCGGACATGGTGTTCGTCACCGCAGGACTGGGCGGCGGCACTGGGACCGGCTCCGCGCCAGTCATCGCGCAGGCCGCACAGGAGCAGGGTGCCCTCACGATCTCTATCGTCACGATCCCCTTTACTGCCGAAGGTGAGCGCCGGCGCGCGAACGCTGACGCCGGTCTCGAACGCCTGCGTGCAGTCTCAGATACCGTCATCGTCGTGCCCAACGACCGCTTGCTCGACTACGCGCCCAGCATGCCGCTGCAGGACGCGTTCAAGATCTGCGATCGAGTCCTCATGCGCTCGGTCAAAGGCATGACCGAACTCATCACCAAGCCCGGCCTCGTCAACGTCGACTTCGCCGACGTTCGGACGATCATGGAGAACGGCGGCGTCGCCATGATCGGGCTGGGCGAGTCCGACAGCGAGAACAAGGCCCAGGATTCGATTCGCTCGGCGCTGCGCTCGCCGCTGCTCGACGTCGAGTTCGACGGTGCGAACAGTGCTCTCGTGAACGTCGTCGGTGGCCCGGACATGTCTATCGAAGAGGCTGAAGGCGTCGTCGAGGAGATTTACGATCGGATCGACCCCGACGCCCGGATCATCTGGGGCGCGAGCGTCGATCCGGAGTTCGAGGGCAAGATGGAGACGATGATCGTCGTCACGGGCGTCGAGAGCCCACAGATATACGGCAAGAGTGAAGCCGAAGAAGAGCGCTCGGCCCAGCAGCTCGGCGACGACATCGACTACGTCGAGTAGCGGACCTCGTTGTTCTGATTCGACTGCTGACCAGCTTTTATTGAGCAGCCATCGGAAGTACCAGTATGGGCATCGGTCGCCGGTCGTATCTCGCCCGTCTCGGCGTTCTCGTCGGCGGCGCTGTCGGGAGCGCGAGCGCTGGGTGCGTGGGTATCGACTCTGAACGACCGCCGTCTGTAACCACCGTCGTCGAAGACTGGCGCCGAACGTTTTCGCCGTCTCGATACGAAGGTCACGACGGAATAGGCAGACTGGCTGCAACCGACGACGGATCACTGGCCGTCGCCGGTCTGACGCGGACGAGAGACGACGAGGGTCACGTGCGCCACGTCCCGTGGATTCGCGGATTCGATAGCGAGGGGAGGAGCCAGTGGGAATACTACGTCCCGTCGACAACAGCCGGTTCGAACGCGGACGAGACTGGTGAGACAGCACCGAGCCAGCTTCCGTTCGGTCTCTCGACGTACGACGGAGACTTCGTCGTCGGCATCGCCACGGTGGGCCCCGAGGGACGGGTAACTGATCCGACCCTCGTCAGACTCGGACCGGACGGTTCCGAGCGGTGGACAAACACGTTCGCTGCCGCGAACGTCGGTCAGTTCGCGATCGCCTCGCGCGAGGGAGGAGGCTCGCGGATCATCGTCCCGTCGACCGAGCCTCGGGGTGATGACCGAGTGTCTCTGAATACAGTCGGACTGGCCGATCCGTCCACGAGGCGAGTAGTGCTCGACACCGAGTTGCTCGGCTCGGTCCACCTGCTCCAGTCGGCGGGTCCCGAGAGACTCGCGCTGCTCGGAGCGGCTGCGGGTGAGCGCGAGTCGTTGGTGCGTGCCGACGTGCGCCCCGAGGGGCGGGTAGTCCGGGAATTGACGATCGGCTCGGATCTGGAGACTGCCAACCCGAAGCCCGTCCTGTCGGAAGACGGCTCTGTGGTAGCGATCAATTCGACGACTCCGACCTTCACAGCCTGGGCCGACGTCGTCACGCTGACCGACGGGTCGATCGTACACCATCTCGACTTCCGGGGCTGGGAAGTGGTCGACATCACGCAGTCCGACCCGTTCGCGCCACCCGGAGGATTCCTCCTGACGATGCGAAACGCCGGCGAGAACGAGGGCGAACCACCGGGAGCGCTCTTCGTCGCCGTCGATGGCGACGGAGAGGTCCGATGGCACTACGACGGTCTCGGGCAGGACACGGCGATCGGCCCGGGTATCGGCGACGCGGTCGTGGTTGGGGAGCATCTATTTGTCGGTGGTACCGCTCCGGAGGGCGACGACAGCGATCGACGCGGGAGACTCGTCAGATACTCGCCTGGCCCCGGCCAGACGACCACGGAGTCAGACTAGCATCCTCGGGAGGACAGTCAGACTGGCGACGGTCTCCGAGCGCGATGCCGGCCGACTGTCGAAGCAGCATCAATAGATAGAAAAGCACTGACGAGCAACCACGAGATATGCACCTACCCACCGATCTCTCGTCGTACGTCCGCGTACTCAAACTCGCGAGTACGCCGTCGTGGGAGGAGTTCTCCCAGATCGCGAAGATCGCCGGCGCAGGCATTCTCCTCGTCGGGTTGCTCGGCTTTCTCATCTTCGCACTGATGTCGTTCGTCCCGGGTGGTCCCTGATGGGCATCTTCGCCGTCAAGACCACCGCGAGTCAGGAGCGCACCGTCGCAGACATGATCATGAACCGTGAAGAGTCGGAGATCCACGCCGCACTCGCGCCGGACTCGCTGACCTCCTACGTCATGGTAGAGGCAGATAACGCGGCCGTCTTCGATCGTATTCTCGACGAAATCCCGCACGCCAACGGCGTCGTCCCCGGCGAGTCCTCGATCACCGAAGTCGAGCACTTCCTCTCGCCGAAACCCGACGTCGAGGGGATCGCCGAAGGTGACATCGTCGAGCTCATCGCCGGCCCGTTCAAGGGCGAGAAAGCGCAGGTCCAGCGCATCGACGAAGGCAAGGATCAGGTCACCGTCGAGCTCTATGAAGCGACGGTTCCGATCCCTGTCACGGTTCGTGGCGACCAGATCCGAGTCCTGGACTCTGAAGAGCGATAGGACTGCGACGAGCAGCGCGAGTCGCAGCGTTTTGGTCCAGCTTTTTCGAGGAGCGGTAATTCGCTGCTTTTCACCTACTCGCGGTGACCCCAGCGCTTTCCGTCCTCGGCATAGCGCGCGTCGACGATCCGATTGAACTGCCCGTCCGACAGCGAAATGTCGACCGCGCCGACGTTCTCTTCGAGTTGCTCGGGCGTTCGCGCGCCGACGATCGGCACACAGGTAAAGTCGGGCTGTTCGATCAGCCAGCGGAGCGCGACCTGTGCGGGCGTCGCGTCGAGTTCCTCACCCACTGCCCGCAGTTCGTCGAGGACGTGCCACCCGCGTTCGGAGAGATAGTAGTCCTCGAAGCGATCGTCCAGCGTTCCGCGAGATCCTTCAGGACCCTCGAACTTCGTCGGGTCGTCCTCGTCGACGCGCTCGTACTTGCCCGTCAAGAATCCACCCGCCAGCGGCGAGTAGGGACAGACCGCCATGTCCTGGTCGGTACAGACGTCGAGATAGTCCGTCACGTCGTCGCGATAGCCCGCGTGAAAGAGCGGCTGAGTCACGTCGAACCGCTCCAGGCCCTCGACGTCCGATTTCCAGAGTGCCTTCGTGAGTTGCCACGCGGCCATCGTCGAGGCTCCGAGGTAGTTGACTGTGCCCTCGCGAACCAGATCGTCGAGCGTCCGTAGCGTCTCTTCGATCGGTGTGTCCTCGTCCCAGCGGTGGATGTAGTAGAGATCGAGGTAGTCCGTCCCGAGCCTATCGAGCGTCCCCTCGATCTGGGTGCGGATGTGCTTGCGACCGAGTCCGCGGTCGTTCGGACCGGGCTCGCCCCACCCGTCGAAGGGGAAATATACCTTCGAAGCGATCACGTAGTCATCGCGGTCGCGCGAGTCGAGCCACTCGCCGATGTACTCCTCGCTGGTGCCGTGGGGCGTCCCGTAGACGTTCGCTGTATCGATAAAGTTGATCCCGTGTTCGGCGGCCGCATCGAGCAGTTCGTGGGCCTCCTCACGGCCGGTCTCGACGACGCCGCCTGTCTCCCGACCGAAGCGCCAGGTGCCGAAACACAACTGTGAGACGCGCGTGCCTGTCGAACCGAGTGTCGTATACTCCATGGCCGGACCTACGTCCGCCAGAAGATATAGCTTGCCGGAGTTTACGGGAGCACGGGAACCCGGATGCGGCAGTTGACGCGCGCTGGCTCGCGTTGTGCGGTCGCTTGCGACCGATGTGAAGTGGTGGCCTTAGGCAATATCCCGACTCGTATCGACCGTCACTGACTGGCCGAGATTCAGCCCGAGGACGCGGTCGTCGTCGGCCAGCGTGAGGCCGCTGGCTTTCGGGACCTCGAGTTCGTGGGTGATCTCGCTCCCCTCGCGTCGACAGCGGAGCCGCCAGACGAAATCGGCCGCCGAGAGCGTGAACTTGCGGTTGGAAGAGATCTCGGCACTGTCGAGGCAATGAATAATACCGATGCTTTCGGTCTCTTGCAACCGTGAGGCGAAGTCGTTGAGGAAGGTCACCAGCGACTGGCGATCGGCGGCTTCTTCGAGCGGGTCGAAGGCATCGACGATGACGTCTTCACGTTCGTCCAGCGCTTCCATCCCCGCCAGGATCTCGACGAGGGCACCGTCGGTCCCGACGTGTCGGATGTCGTCTATCTGTGGATCGGTCAATAGACGGTCGAGTTCGTTCTCGACTGCTGAGACGGTTCTGATCGTCGTGAAGTACAGCGAGGGACGGACGTGCACGCCAGCGTGGAGCAGCGGCCCGACCTGCGCGTCAGGCGGCGAAGTCAACACGACGAGCGAGCCAGCTGGAATGCCACCGCCGAGCGTCCGGTCGACCGCACGAATCCCCGTCGAGAGCGTCATTAGCATGTAACACGAGAGAACGTGGCATATACTCTGTGCTCCTCAATACTCAGTCTGCGTCTCATCCTCGATAGATTGCTCGATCGACTGCAACGTCGTGAGAATCTTCCAGAGCACCAGCAGGTGAGCAACGCCGAGGGCGAGTAGGGGATCGACCGGGAGCGATATCCAGGGATCGCTCCCACTCCCGGCGGCAACAATCAACAGGAGGACGCCGATCACCAGCCACGGGACGACCACTCTTCGGGAGAGATACGACCTGAACGATCGCTCTCGGTGCGATTGTGACATACTATCTGCTGCAGGTCCAGAGAATAAAAGCGCTGCGTCAGACGAATCGGAACGTTTCGAGGTTCTTCGGCGCGAACGTCCGCATGTTGTACTCGTGGTAGAGCGCCGAGGACAGATCCTGTGCCGAAGACTCGTCACCGTGGACACAGAGGACTTTCTCCGGGCGGGGATTCATGGTCTTGACGAAGTTCTCCAGGCCCTGGCGGTCGGCGTGCCCGGAGAACCCATCCACAGTTTCGACGTCCATGTGCATCTTCATCGTGTTGCGCCCGCGACCGCCGCCGTTGCCGACGGGAATCTCGTTCCAGCCGTTCTGAATGCGACGGCCGAGCGTCCCCTGGGCCTGGTAGCCGACGAAGACGAGTTTCGAATCCGACTCGGGGCCGAGGTGTTCGAGCCAGGACATGATCGGCCCGCCAGTGACCATCCCCGACGTCGAGAGGATGATACACTGATCGCCGTCGGCGACTTCCTGGCGCTCATCTTCACCGCCGTCGATGTGGTTGAACTGGTCGGAGAGGAATGGGTTCTTGTCCTCGTGGAAGATTCGATCGCGGAGGTCGTCACGGAGATACTCGGGGTAGGTCGTGTGGATCGCGGTCGCCTCCCAGATCATCCCGTCGAGGTGGACCGGCATCTCCGGGATGTCGCCGTTTCGCATCGCCTCTTCGAGGACGAGCATGATCTCCTGGGACCGCCCGACAGCGAACGCCGGGATCAGGACTTTTCCGCCTTTCTCGTAGGTGTCGTTGATGACTTCCGTGAGTTTTCGCTCGGAGTCTTCCTGGTCGGTCTGGTAGTCGTTGCGCCCGCCGTACGTGGATTCGAGGATTAGCGTCTCGACGCGCGGGAACTCGTTGACTGCGCCGTTGAATAGCCGCGTATCCTCGTAGTGGATGTCGCCCGAGAAGGCGACGTTGTACAGGCCGTCGCCGATGTGAAAGTGCGCGATAGAGGAGCCGAGGATGTGGCCCGCGTTGTGCAGCGTGAGTTTGATGTCCGGCGAGATGTCCGTGACGTCGCCGTACTCGATCGGGATACAGTGTTTGATCGCCTCGCGCACCATCTCGGACTCGTAGGGTGGAGCGCGCCCTTCCTTGGCCGCGACGTCGAGATAGTCCAGCGTGAGCAGTCCCATCAGATCGCGCGTCGGCTCCGTGCAGTAGATGGGGCCGTCGTATCCGTATTTGAACAGGAGGGGAATGAGCGCCGAGTGGTCGAGGTGAGCGTGCGTCAGGACAACGGCGTCGAGCGAACTCGCACCGGAGCCGAGCGCTTCGGGCACCTGTAGATACGGCACTTCGCCTTCGGCTCCTGGCTTGTCACCACAGTCGATCAGCACTCTGGTTTCGGGCGTCGAGACGATGAACGCGGCCCGGCCGACCTCTCGGCAGCACCCCAGGGTCGTGACCCGGACCCACTCGTCGTCGGACATCTCTTCGCGGTGGATCTGTCGACCGATCCGTTCGAGGATGTCCCGCCGTTCGTCCCGCTCTTGCTTGAGGAAGTTCCGGACGTTCTGGACCGTCGAAGATTCGATCGGGGGCGTCCGAACGACTTCGGGGGTCCAGCCGACTTCCTGGGTGATCTCGCGCATCGTCGACCCGTGACGCCCGATCACCAGTCCGGGTTTCTCGGCTTCGATGACGACCTCGCCGGTGTCTGCGTGAAAATCGAGGTCGGTGACGCCGGCCTCTTCGGGCACGACGTCCATGATCTGCTCGCGGGCGTCGTCCGGCCGCGAGAGCACGTCCGGGTCCGGACGCACGGTGATTCGCTTTCGTAGCTTCGAGGCGAGTCGCCGGACGAGGTCGCCGTCCTGGGCGAACTGTTTCGGGTCCCGCGTGTAGATGACCAGTTCCGGTCCCTCGTAGGTGACGTCCGAGATGGAGATCCCGGCAGGGACTTCGTTTCGTATCGTTGCCTCAATCTCGTCGAGTTTCTGCTCTACTTTACTCATACGTTCAAAGAGCTGCCTGCAGCGGCCACGGCGACCACCGCGGAGGTGGCCGAGTAGTGCTCACTGCTGTCGGATAATATTGTCATAGTCTCTCTGTCGGCGTGGATTGCCACTCCGGACGGCTCACACTGATCGTGAGTGTCCGGAAAACCGATCTATACCAGCGTGTAAACCCTTCGGATTATAAAAGTCTTCGCAAAACCCTACCGGGAGCAGCGAGTACGGGCCACTATGAACCTCACTCCGGAGACGGTTGCGGCCCAGGCTGACTGGGTTCACGACCGTCACTCGACCGTCGTCCCGCTCGTCAACGACGTCCGTTCGGATCTCGGGACTGCCTTCGAAACGACCGTGGATCCCATCGTCGACCAGCAGTACCACCGGGCGGTCGACACCGTCTTTCGCGACGGTGACCGTGCGGTCAACGTCGCTGCACTCGTCGCGATCCTGCGTGATCTCGATGTCGTCGACGATTATCCCGGATTCGTCGTCGACGAACTGCTCGCCCGGGAACTCGCTGCGATGATCGCCGGCAAGCAACCCCTTCGACTGCTCGCAGAAGCGACGTTCCACTACGCGGATGTCGCTCACCACGGGAGTGACGACGAGGGGGCCGGGCTGGACGACCTCGACGCTGCACTCGCTGCCGGCGTGCAGACGCGGCTTCCGGGGTGGGACTGGCGAGAGGATCCGAGTCCGTTCGGGGTCGAGAGCAGCGAGATGTGAACCGTTCTCTCACCTTCGACACGTTTAGTAGTGGCCTCGGCGACGGTTCGGATAATGAGCGACGACGATCAGGAACTCGGTATCACACTTCGACTGCAACCGTGCACCAGCTGAAACCAGTCCTGTTCGTCGCCTCAGATTCGTCTTGGATCGTTCCAATATATAAACCTCCGACAGGGAGAGAACCATAGACGGTAGAGGTCCCTAAATCTAGAAATGACAGACCAAGAACTCGGCATCACAAAGAGCAAAGAGCACCAGACAGGTGAATGGTACGCGGAATTGGTAACCAAGGCCGGCCTCGCCGACTACGCCCCCATGGGTGGATTCATCGTCACTCGGCCCCGCGGGTACGCTATCTGGGAGCGCCTCCAGAACCACCTCGATTCGTGGTTCAAGGACACGGGCGTCCAGAACGCCTACTTCCCGATGTTCATCCCCGAGAGCTATCTGGAAAAGGAGAAAGACATCGTGGAGGGCTTCGACCCCGAGGTCGCGTGGGTGACCCACGGCGGCTACGAGGAGCTCGAAGAACGGCTCGCCGTCCGCCCAACCAGCGAGTCGATCATCACGCCGTTCATGGCCCAGTGGGTCCGCAGCCACCGCGATCTCCCGCTGCGGCTCAACCAGTGGTGCTCGGTCGTCCGGTGGGAAGCGACGGAAACCAAGCCGTTCTTCCGGACCAAGGAGTTCCTCTGGCAGGAGGGCCACACCGCCCACCACGACGAAGACGACGCCTTCGAGGAGACAATGACCCGGCTGGAGCAATACGAACGCCTCTACGAGGACGTGCTGGCGATGCCTGCCCTCACTGGCCGCAAGCCGCCCCACGACAAGTTCCCCGGCGCGCACACGACGACGACCGTCGAGACGCTGATGCCCGACGGCAAGTCCGTCCAGGCCGCGACCTCGCACTATCTCGGCACCTCCTTCGCGGAGGCCTACGACGTGACCTATGTCGACGAGGACGAGGAGGAGCAATTGGCCCACACGACTTCCTGGGGGCTGTCCTGGCGGGCGCTGGGGGCGCTGTTCATGACCCACAGCGACGACCAGGGACTCGTGCTCCCGCCGACGGTCGCGCCCACGCAGGTCGTCATCGTCCCGATCTGGGACGAGGAGAGTCAGGACGAGGTGCTGGAGTACGCTGCCGACCTCGCTGCCGAACTCGACGAGGCAAACGTCCGTGTCGAACTCGACGACCGGGACAACCGCAATCCCGGCTTCAAGTACAACGAACACGAACTCGAAGGGGTCCCCCTTCGGATCGAGATCGGCTCCTACGAGGTCGAGGACGAGGAAGCGACGCTGGTCCACCGGCCCGATGGCGAAGAGGCGACGGTCGACCGCGAGGGAATCGCCGCGACTGTCGAGGAGCACCTCGACACCATCTACGCGAAGCTCTACGCCGAGGCCGAGGAGACACTCGAAGGGGAGATTCGGGAGGCCGACTCACGCGAGGAGATCCTCGGAACGATCGGCCAGCATGGTGGCTACGTCAAGTGCGGCTGGTGTGGCGACGAAGCGTGTGAGGACCCCATCAAGGACGCTATCGCCGCCGAGATCGTGATGGTGCCGCTCGACCGCGACGAGGAACCAGTCCACGACGACTGTGCGATCTGTGGCGAGGACGCCGAAGAAACGGCGTACTTTGCGAAGTCGTACTGAGACTGTACGGCGACTGGTCGCCGTTTCATCGCGACGACCGAAGGGAGTCGCGGATTTTCATCGACGTTTTGCGATGAGTGGTTCCCGCAGGGCCGACGGCCCGAGGAAACCCGAGGAGTAAAAGGTCGGAGTGGGCGATCTGTGGCGAGGACGCCGAAGAAACGGCGTACTTTGCGAAGTCGTACTGACCGTTTCTGACCGGAGATCTGACGATCTTTTCTATGTCGTCGCGCAATCAGGCGGTTTTTGTTGCGTATGAAACACCTGCTCGTTCGGAGTCTGTCCTGGCATTTTGTATAGCTGTATGTAATTTATAGATTCGAAGTGAGACAGCCGACTTCCTTTCAGTTGGTAGCAAAATCGCCGGTGACGAGAGAGATCGCCCAAGAACACTCGAAATCGACTGGCGATACTTCAGCAATCGATCTCGGTGTCCATGGAGAATCGAGCGTCGGCGCGTTGGGACCACATTGAGAACGCTCGCAAGTATAGGAAAATTCGCACTCGCTATACGCCAAGTCGGTAGATATGCCGTTCGTACACCTGACGCACCCGATCTCCCCAGTCGTGGGTGTAGGTGTCGATAATGTCCTGGGCGACGTCGCCGCGGAGGTACTTGACGATCCCGCGATCGCCCGTTCGATCGCGAAGGTGAGTGGTGAAAAAGTGCCGGAAGTAGTGGGGCGTGACGTTGTTTGCGGCCCCAGCACCGTCGTGATACCAGCCGTGCTCTCTGGCGTGTAGTTCGACAGTGTGATGAACCATATTCGTCGTGATTCGCCGGCCCCAGTTGTCACGAGTGCCCGTGAACAGGGGTTTCGCAGGCGAGACAGGATCGGGTCGAACGGCAAGCCATCGCCGGAGGACGCGTGCCAGTTCGTCGTCGATCGGAATCACAGTATCGCGCTGGCGTTTGTTCGACGCCTCTCGCGTCTCGTGGTTGGTCTGATCGCCACGAGAAGGCTCGGCAGCGACGTACAGTGAATCGGGACGCCCGTCGAGTTGGGGCCGAACTGTGACGTCCGACCGTGGGTCGTCGGCGAGATGGAGATCGCGCTGGTCGAGATTACACAGCTCGCCGGCCCGGATTCCGGTCTTCAACAGCGTCACGATGGCAGCCCGATCCAGCGGATGGCCGATAGTCTCGACGAACGACCGCATCTCGGGGATAGAGACGTCACGACGAGCTGGATCAGTTTCGATAGTCTCACTCATCTCCTCGACGACGAGTCCCATCGGATTCGATTCGAACGCACCGACCTGCGTCATGTACGCGTAAAATCGGTGGAGATACGACGCGTACGTCGCGACTGTGCTGTCGCCGACATCCCCGCGAAGCGAGTGGACGTACGCCATACAATCGCGGTGAGTCGCTTCAGAGAGGCTCAGCGACGCGTCATTCCCGTCCACGTCTCTCTGGAGGAACTGTTCGAAGTCGTCCAAGACGCGCTCGTAGGCGGCTCGTGTCCGATCGCTCTTGCCCTGATACGCAAGGTCCTGGAGGAAGTATTCGATCGGCTCCTCGACCGCTTCGTCGGTGTCTGCTACACTCATTCTTCCACCAGCGTGTATCCCCCGTGACGGCCGCTGTAGCGGACGCGATTCTCGTCCTGGAGATCAGCAAGCGTGTCTTCGAGTCGGTCCTCTATTCGGTCGGTCAACGCTTCGAGCAGTTCGTCCCAGTCGAGATGCTGGTCTGTTTCGAGAACAGCCATGACACGCTCTCGGAGGTCTCCACCCGAGCCCTCCGTGTCGTCGTCCGGCTGTGCTTCGGCCGTGTCTGGCGGCGCATCGAGGAATCCACGTCGCCCCGCCTGAACCATCGCCTTGACGTACTCGCTCTGACTCATCCCGAGCTGGTCGGCGTGTTCCTGCCACTGTTCTTTCTGATAGGCCGGAAGATACGTCTTCACAGTCACCCGCGACGTGTCGACCTCACCATCGGCAACCATGGTCGACCGCTGAACCCCCACCCTCATCAATTTATCCCTAGATTCGGTGATAAAGTCCCTTATTTGTGTTCGTGGTGCCCTATTTGGGCGCTATACTGGTTGAAAAGGACAATTAAACATCAGGATGGGTGGGTATTGGGGCTATATTCACATCTAAAATACTAACCCTCTAGTTTACATCACGCTGGATGGGGGGTGAGCCAATCTGGCCCTCGGTCGTCCCGAATCTAGAACGGTGTTTTCTCACCTTCTACCCCAGGGGTTGAGTACAGAAAACGGGGTCACAAACAATATGCATTTTTGACAGTTGTGCCACCGCGACGGCCAGAATTAGTCCTCTCCAGAAGGACGGAATTTTGCAAACAAAAAATGAATTTTGATTTCTAACTCATAAACTAAATAATGCTATACACGTCTCGTTTGTTCGGCAACCGACGAAAAGACAAAATACTGATATTTGCAGCGTCCTCCCGGGTGGGAGGTCGAGCGTCCTGAAGACACCGAGAGTCTCGAGTAGAGAACAACGAACAGAGGGTCTGCTGATTCCGATAGTCGGGTACGTGTCGCGAAATACGTGAGGGTAGGACAGGCCACTGAACGGAATTCCACAGGTGATCGTATTCAGGAGCACATCGGAACCACTACGCTTCGGGGTCCGAATCGACGATAGCGACGCGTTCACGGCTTCACCTTCCAAAGCGATCTGCAGTCACGTGTAAGGTTACAGAACAGAGTGGTACCGATCGATCCGATTTGACTCGTATCCGGTCCCCATCGTGCTGCGGCACGTAGGTTCTGTCCTCGAACTTCGAACACATCGACC
The Halapricum salinum genome window above contains:
- the ftsZ gene encoding cell division protein FtsZ, with translation MDSIIDDAMEEAEQQREEPASQDVSDHDGASQDVSTSGQMTDDELADVVKDLETKITVVGCGGAGGNTVTRMMEEGIHGAKLVAANTDAQHLADEVKADTKILIGRKRTGGRGAGSVPKIGEEAAQENIEDIQQSIDGSDMVFVTAGLGGGTGTGSAPVIAQAAQEQGALTISIVTIPFTAEGERRRANADAGLERLRAVSDTVIVVPNDRLLDYAPSMPLQDAFKICDRVLMRSVKGMTELITKPGLVNVDFADVRTIMENGGVAMIGLGESDSENKAQDSIRSALRSPLLDVEFDGANSALVNVVGGPDMSIEEAEGVVEEIYDRIDPDARIIWGASVDPEFEGKMETMIVVTGVESPQIYGKSEAEEERSAQQLGDDIDYVE
- a CDS encoding protein translocase SEC61 complex subunit gamma; protein product: MHLPTDLSSYVRVLKLASTPSWEEFSQIAKIAGAGILLVGLLGFLIFALMSFVPGGP
- a CDS encoding transcription elongation factor Spt5 yields the protein MGIFAVKTTASQERTVADMIMNREESEIHAALAPDSLTSYVMVEADNAAVFDRILDEIPHANGVVPGESSITEVEHFLSPKPDVEGIAEGDIVELIAGPFKGEKAQVQRIDEGKDQVTVELYEATVPIPVTVRGDQIRVLDSEER
- a CDS encoding aldo/keto reductase, which translates into the protein MEYTTLGSTGTRVSQLCFGTWRFGRETGGVVETGREEAHELLDAAAEHGINFIDTANVYGTPHGTSEEYIGEWLDSRDRDDYVIASKVYFPFDGWGEPGPNDRGLGRKHIRTQIEGTLDRLGTDYLDLYYIHRWDEDTPIEETLRTLDDLVREGTVNYLGASTMAAWQLTKALWKSDVEGLERFDVTQPLFHAGYRDDVTDYLDVCTDQDMAVCPYSPLAGGFLTGKYERVDEDDPTKFEGPEGSRGTLDDRFEDYYLSERGWHVLDELRAVGEELDATPAQVALRWLIEQPDFTCVPIVGARTPEQLEENVGAVDISLSDGQFNRIVDARYAEDGKRWGHRE
- a CDS encoding RAD55 family ATPase, producing MTLSTGIRAVDRTLGGGIPAGSLVVLTSPPDAQVGPLLHAGVHVRPSLYFTTIRTVSAVENELDRLLTDPQIDDIRHVGTDGALVEILAGMEALDEREDVIVDAFDPLEEAADRQSLVTFLNDFASRLQETESIGIIHCLDSAEISSNRKFTLSAADFVWRLRCRREGSEITHELEVPKASGLTLADDDRVLGLNLGQSVTVDTSRDIA
- a CDS encoding beta-CASP ribonuclease aCPSF1, with protein sequence MSKVEQKLDEIEATIRNEVPAGISISDVTYEGPELVIYTRDPKQFAQDGDLVRRLASKLRKRITVRPDPDVLSRPDDAREQIMDVVPEEAGVTDLDFHADTGEVVIEAEKPGLVIGRHGSTMREITQEVGWTPEVVRTPPIESSTVQNVRNFLKQERDERRDILERIGRQIHREEMSDDEWVRVTTLGCCREVGRAAFIVSTPETRVLIDCGDKPGAEGEVPYLQVPEALGSGASSLDAVVLTHAHLDHSALIPLLFKYGYDGPIYCTEPTRDLMGLLTLDYLDVAAKEGRAPPYESEMVREAIKHCIPIEYGDVTDISPDIKLTLHNAGHILGSSIAHFHIGDGLYNVAFSGDIHYEDTRLFNGAVNEFPRVETLILESTYGGRNDYQTDQEDSERKLTEVINDTYEKGGKVLIPAFAVGRSQEIMLVLEEAMRNGDIPEMPVHLDGMIWEATAIHTTYPEYLRDDLRDRIFHEDKNPFLSDQFNHIDGGEDERQEVADGDQCIILSTSGMVTGGPIMSWLEHLGPESDSKLVFVGYQAQGTLGRRIQNGWNEIPVGNGGGRGRNTMKMHMDVETVDGFSGHADRQGLENFVKTMNPRPEKVLCVHGDESSAQDLSSALYHEYNMRTFAPKNLETFRFV
- the proS gene encoding proline--tRNA ligase, which produces MTDQELGITKSKEHQTGEWYAELVTKAGLADYAPMGGFIVTRPRGYAIWERLQNHLDSWFKDTGVQNAYFPMFIPESYLEKEKDIVEGFDPEVAWVTHGGYEELEERLAVRPTSESIITPFMAQWVRSHRDLPLRLNQWCSVVRWEATETKPFFRTKEFLWQEGHTAHHDEDDAFEETMTRLEQYERLYEDVLAMPALTGRKPPHDKFPGAHTTTTVETLMPDGKSVQAATSHYLGTSFAEAYDVTYVDEDEEEQLAHTTSWGLSWRALGALFMTHSDDQGLVLPPTVAPTQVVIVPIWDEESQDEVLEYAADLAAELDEANVRVELDDRDNRNPGFKYNEHELEGVPLRIEIGSYEVEDEEATLVHRPDGEEATVDREGIAATVEEHLDTIYAKLYAEAEETLEGEIREADSREEILGTIGQHGGYVKCGWCGDEACEDPIKDAIAAEIVMVPLDRDEEPVHDDCAICGEDAEETAYFAKSY
- a CDS encoding tyrosine-type recombinase/integrase; its protein translation is MSVADTDEAVEEPIEYFLQDLAYQGKSDRTRAAYERVLDDFEQFLQRDVDGNDASLSLSEATHRDCMAYVHSLRGDVGDSTVATYASYLHRFYAYMTQVGAFESNPMGLVVEEMSETIETDPARRDVSIPEMRSFVETIGHPLDRAAIVTLLKTGIRAGELCNLDQRDLHLADDPRSDVTVRPQLDGRPDSLYVAAEPSRGDQTNHETREASNKRQRDTVIPIDDELARVLRRWLAVRPDPVSPAKPLFTGTRDNWGRRITTNMVHHTVELHAREHGWYHDGAGAANNVTPHYFRHFFTTHLRDRTGDRGIVKYLRGDVAQDIIDTYTHDWGDRVRQVYERHIYRLGV
- a CDS encoding DUF5805 domain-containing protein, coding for MVADGEVDTSRVTVKTYLPAYQKEQWQEHADQLGMSQSEYVKAMVQAGRRGFLDAPPDTAEAQPDDDTEGSGGDLRERVMAVLETDQHLDWDELLEALTDRIEDRLEDTLADLQDENRVRYSGRHGGYTLVEE